AGTCATGTACTAAAGAGGTCACCCAgtttaaagaaataaatcaaaacacTGTTTTGTGTTTGTGTAAACAGaactttatttaataataatatttattacacaaacaaacatattagTACAAGCAGCGACATATACAGATGGAATATGTTACTGCAACAAGATTTTACCTTAAACATTCTGTCCATAAGTAAGTTCTTCTCAACCCCGAGTGAGCCTAGACATTGATCAAACACTTCTCTTGTTATGCCCTGCTCTTTGGtacatataataaaatactggatGTACAAGGCTTcaatctcaaaatggtcaacTACAATCAGGAAATTACAATCAAGAAATTAACAAcgtattgtactgtataatacaGTCAGTACTCCTCCAGACTTTTAAGATATCATAGACCTACATATATACTATGTAAATCATAAATCAGCCCAAGAAGTTTATAAGCAAGTTTACTAGTTTTGAAAGAAAGCAGAGACACAGTATAAAAATATCTTAAGATAGCAATATTGGTATCAGTGAGCAAAAGGGTGTTCAGGAGAAACAAAAACGGCCattaagcaaaaaaaaaaaactcgcCAGCCCGGAGAGACAGGCAGCACTGGGAGATATGACTTATGCCTGTGTATCGTATCATGGTCAAGGACTGTGTGCATCTCATCTGCTACGCCCCTACGATCCTCTAGGTCATGGACAGCTAGAACAAAATATCAAGACCTCCAGTAATATATGTTAAGGTTTTCATTCAACTTTCAAGTTATTTGTTTCCATGTTTTGAAGGGGGAAAAACCACTCCTACTTACAAAATGTTTCACTTTTTAATTTACACAAGTCATCCCAAGTTAGTTCTTGCTTATTATATTCTTGGcctaaaattgaaaacaaatattattgtcaATTCAGAATAGTTAGTATGTTAGAATACACAAGGTCTCAAGACAAATATAATAGACGATTGGAGGGggtttaaaatactgtaaagaATATCAACAGTTTTTTATAAACAACATTTCTTTAGTTTTAATTTATGTCAAAGGAAACGTGTGTTATTGAATTACATACCAGGGTAAAAAGGtttcattaaaatgtttctAGGATTAGCCAATGGTGGAATAGGTATCTTGATCTTCATAAAGGTATGCGTTTTGTTGTGTGAATCATGCGGTTCACATCGTTCACAAACATCATAATCAACGCAGTTGGAACACtataaaaagtattattttaaaatattaggaattaaaattgttgatataaagtttgcggtacacgaCGTATAATAGTTCTGaaatcaatatgctttgatcgtcctcaggtgTGAGAATGTTTGGTTTACcgtatcaacatttgatttcgccatgcgaaccttcaaacaataaattataaattgacaacaaaaaaatattctCTACCTTGTATCTGATGCCACAGATTGGATTGGCACTGCATGTATTACAAGTGATTCCACGATGAATTATGCCCTctatagaaaacaaaaaaaacaatgaatatCATGTGGTGTTTAGTATTGCCTTTTACACTATTTGTAATTCATGtcttaaaaaagaaagaaataaggTTCCGAGTGTCTATGCTTTGTAGTAAGTCAAGGACCAGAAAGCAATTGAGGAAGCACATCCTAATGTTCCTGTATGTGCACAATGAACTATGACCCAACTAATTTTGGGTCAAAGGTTGTTGAAAAATCAAATCTCCATATTACCTGTGCGAGATTGATCCTCAGCAATATTAAACAGCAGATTAAACAAACTTTGATTATCCTGATGGACGTAAAGACCACCTGCCTGAGGACTTCCAATCTCTTCCGGTGGAATTTCGTGCGAGGGTGTGGCAAGCAAAGAATGCTGTGTGCTTATCATAGTGTCTGTTGGTCTGAAAGAACGTGCTGGGGTAGTTAGGAGTACGTCACCAACTTGCCGATTACTTGTGTTCAGACTAGGACTGTTGTCTATCTCACTAGTGTGGATTATTTCACCAGCATCtgaatagataaaaaaaatgctaaACAATCAACTGTAATATTGCTCAAATATTATGTTCCAAGTTGTCGAGCAGGTGTCTGTTCGAAGGGCATTACTGTATGAATTGAGAATAACTCCATAAGATAAAAATTTCATTTGGTCTAAAATAAAATGCGATTCTGGTAGTTTATTAAGAGAGCAAGGATGCAGTATGTGGGTCTGgtgaatgtcaaaatgttaaggaagtgtttgaaataatttataaataaatggcCCTTTAAAACAAATACATCAACGATTGATGTTTATTacctattattttattatctaGCTTCTTAAACTTTTTCCAGTTTGAAAAAACCATAGCACCTGAAACCCCAGCAGCTATACCTACTGCTAAAGTCCCAATGTATTTCAGATCCATCCTgttcaataaaaagaaataatgtCATTCAAAGTTTAGAAATTTTccttaaatata
This DNA window, taken from Antedon mediterranea chromosome 9, ecAntMedi1.1, whole genome shotgun sequence, encodes the following:
- the LOC140059307 gene encoding uncharacterized protein, translated to MDLKYIGTLAVGIAAGVSGAMVFSNWKKFKKLDNKIIDAGEIIHTSEIDNSPSLNTSNRQVGDVLLTTPARSFRPTDTMISTQHSLLATPSHEIPPEEIGSPQAGGLYVHQDNQSLFNLLFNIAEDQSRTEGIIHRGITCNTCSANPICGIRYKCSNCVDYDVCERCEPHDSHNKTHTFMKIKIPIPPLANPRNILMKPFYPGQEYNKQELTWDDLCKLKSETFFDHFEIEALYIQYFIICTKEQGITREVFDQCLGSLGVEKNLLMDRMFKFYDADGDGYINFTEYVHGLSVLVKGTIKDKLKYVFEGYDLENLGALSRDNLRKIFKAYFYVTIELVRDVVKACEEEMMINFDDNKGRPVSSMFSAPIPRGSDFTLAYNSKMPLPSNPGTREDMWPVMEAMCQDAIEEMVENVFKIARLDDKGRIGLAEFDRLTSIDPSLITWFDALGTIF